A stretch of Aythya fuligula isolate bAytFul2 chromosome 1, bAytFul2.pri, whole genome shotgun sequence DNA encodes these proteins:
- the EIF1AX gene encoding eukaryotic translation initiation factor 1A, X-chromosomal has translation MPKNKGKGGKNRRRGKNENESEKRELVFKEDGQEYAQVIKMLGNGRLEALCFDGVKRLCHIRGKLRKKVWINTSDIILVGLRDYQDNKADVILKYNADEARSLKAYGELPEHAKINETDTFGPGDDDEIQFDDIGDDDEDIDDI, from the exons ATGCCCAAGAACAAAG GTAAAGGAGGTAAAAACAGACGACGAGGTAAGAATGAGAATGAATCAGAAAAAAGAGAACTGGTGTTCAAGGAGGACGGGCAAG AATATGCCCAGGTGATCAAGATGTTAGGCAATGGAAGACTGGAGGCATTGTGTTTCGATGGTGTGAAGAGGTTATGTCATATCAGAGGGAAACtaagaaaaaag GTTTGGATTAATACATCAGATATCATACTGGTTGGCTTACGAGACTACCAG GATAACAAGGCTGATGTTATTCTAAAGTACAATGCAGATGAAGCCAGAAGTCTGAAAGCATATGGGGAGCTTCCAGAACATG CTAAAATCAATGAAACAGACACATTTGGTCCCGGAGATGATGATGAAATCCAGTTTGATGATATTGGAGATGATGATGAAGATATTGATGAT